Proteins encoded in a region of the Nicotiana tomentosiformis chromosome 9, ASM39032v3, whole genome shotgun sequence genome:
- the LOC104111350 gene encoding premnaspirodiene oxygenase-like, translated as MAIYSSLFDLVSLLLFFSSLFVLVRRWRISKTRNQNQRLPPGPWRLPFIGSLHHLIGGELPHRSLKKLAQKYGPLMYLQLGQVPTIIISSPRIAKEVLKTHDLAFANRPQLTSSTIIFYNNIDMVFSQYGDYWRQMRKICIVELLSSKMVKSFSGIREKELSSLISSIRSMTEVNITEKIFMFTNSVTCRSAFGKICKDRGEFRTLLKEVLLLAGGFFVADLFPCWKLLHNLSGMESRLVNAHRKVDEIMENIINEHIANRAAGNKRNGEFGDEDLVDVFLRIKEKDQLHFPITNDHIKAMLFDIFLGGTETSSTVLIWALAELMKNPNVMAKAQSEVRQVFKGKKIYDEEDNIVEKLSYLKLVIMETLRLHTPAPLMGPRECREETNIAGYNIPNKTKVLVNAWALARDVESWNDPESFIPERFDNSSIDFMGNYFEYIPFGTGRRICPGIQFGLANIGVPLAQLLYNFEWKLPYGINPQDLDMTETHGLTGAKQKDLYLVATYREIF; from the exons ATGGCGATTTATTCTTCTCTTTTCGACTTAGTTTCATTGCttctcttcttctcctccttgTTTGTTCTAGTTAGACGATGGAGAATATCAAAAACCAGAAACCAAAACCAAAGATTACCTCCAGGTCCATGGCGACTTCCCTTTATTGGAAGTTTACATCACTTAATTGGAGGAGAACTTCCACATCGATCTCTTAaaaagttagcacaaaaatatggACCTCTTATGTATTTGCAACTAGGGCAAGTTCCTACAATAATCATATCATCACCTAGAATTGCAAAAGAAGTTCTTAAAACTCACGATCTTGCTTTTGCTAATAGGCCACAACTTACATCCTCAACCATCATATTTTACAATAATATAGATATGGTATTTAGCCAATATGGTGACTACTGGAGGCAAATGCGTAAAATTTGTATTGTAGAACTTCTTAGCTCAAAGATGGTAAAGTCGTTTAGTGGAATTCGAGAAAAAGAGCTTTCGAGTCTCATTTCATCAATTCGATCTATGACTGAAGTTAATATAACAGAAAAAATCTTTATGTTTACCAACTCTGTTACTTGTAGATCAGCCTTTGGAAAAATATGCAAAGATCGAGGCGAGTTTAGGACACTTTTGAAAGAAGTACTCTTATTAGCAGGAGGATTTTTTGTAGCTGATTTGTTCCCTTGTTGGAAATTACTTCACAATTTGAGTGGTATGGAATCTAGATTGGTGAATGCACATCGAAAAGTTGATGAAATTATGGAAAATATAATCAATGAGCATATTGCAAATAGAGCAGCTGGGAACAAGAGAAATGGTGAGTTTGGAGATGAAGATTTGGTTGATGTTTTCCTAAGAATTAAGGAGAAGGACCAACTTCATTTCCCAATCACAAATGACCATATAAAAGCTATGCTTTTT GATATCTTTCTAGGTGGAACTGAAACTTCATCTACAGTTTTAATTTGGGCATTGGCAGAATTGATGAAGAACCCAAATGTTATGGCGAAGGCCCAAAGTGAAGTAAGACAAGTCTTtaaaggaaagaaaatatatgaTGAAGAAGATAATATTGTTGAAAAGTTATCATATTTAAAGTTAGTGATTATGGAAACATTAAGGTTACATACTCCAGCTCCACTTATGGGACCTAGGGAATGTAGGGAGGAAACTAATATTGCAGGATATAATATACCTAATAAGACCAAAGTATTGGTCAATGCATGGGCACTTGCAAGAGATGTTGAAAGTTGGAATGATCCCGAAAGTTTTATACCAGAGAGATTTGACAACTCTTCAATTGATTTTATGGGAAATTACTTTGAGTATATTCCGTTTGGTACAGGTAGAAGGATTTGTCCTGGAATACAATTTGGTTTAGCTAATATTGGAGTCCCTCTAGCTCAATTGCTCTACAACTTTGAATGGAAACTCCCATATGGAATTAATCCACAAGATTTGGATATGACTGAAACACATGGATTAACTGGAGCGAAACAGAAAGATCTGTATTTAGTTGCTACGTATCGTGAAATTTTTTGA
- the LOC104111351 gene encoding (2Z,6Z)-farnesyl diphosphate synthase CPT6, chloroplastic-like produces the protein MTSLFLWQPLPSKKISCLLQNNTSLVLSARGLGKISNSLNCNFDNINDQLIPKHVAIIMDGNRRWAKARGLPVQEGHRYLAPNLKQICNVSSKLGIQVLTAFAFSTENWTRSKEEVDFLMQLFEEFFEEFMRIEMRISIIGDRSKLPTLLQKRIELTEEATKANTGLHVVIALNYGGYYDILQATKSIASKVKDGLLQLEDINNDLFERELVTKCIKFAKPDLLIRTGGEQRISNFLLWQLAYSELYFTKTLFPDFGENNLKEAILSFQQRQRRFGGHTY, from the exons ATGACCTCTTTGTTCCTATGGCAGCCCCTCCCATCCAAGAAAATATCATGTCTACTTCAGAATAATACATCATTAGTACTATCTGCGCGTGGTTTAGGGAAGATTTCAAACTCACTGAACTGTAATTTTGATAATATTAATGATCAGCTTATCCCTAAACACGTTGCTATAATAATGGACGGAAACAGGAGATGGGCTAAGGCTAGAGGCTTACCAGTGCAAGAAGGTCACAGATATCTTGCTCCTAATTTAAAACAGATCTGTAACGTTTCTTCTAAACTGGGAATACAAGTTCTCACTGCTTTTGCTTTCTCTACTGAAAACTGGACTCGCTCCAAG GAGGAGGTTGATTTCTTGATGCAACTGTTCGAAGAGTTCTTTGAAGAATTTATGAG GATCGAGATGCGAATTTCTATTATTGGAGATAGATCGAAACTTCCCACACTTTTACAAAAACGCATAGAGTTGACAGAAGAGGCAACAAAAGCCAACACAGGACTTCATGTTGTGATTGCACTAAACTATGGAGGGTATTATGACATATTACAAGCAACCAAAAGCATTGCTAGTAAAGTAAAAGACGGTCTTCTGCAGTTGGAGGATATTAACAACGATTTATTCGAACGAGAACTCGTTACGAAGTGTATCAAGTTTGCTAAACCTGATTTACTTATAAGAACTGGTGGAGAACAAAGAATTAGTAACTTTTTATTGTGGCAGTTGGCTTATTCTGAATTGTATTTTACAAAGACTTTATTCCCTGACTTTGGAGAAAATAATCTGAAGGAGGCCATACTTTCCTTTCAACAAAGACAAAGACGTTTTGGTGGCCACACATATTGa